A genomic window from Scatophagus argus isolate fScaArg1 chromosome 17, fScaArg1.pri, whole genome shotgun sequence includes:
- the LOC124075010 gene encoding heat shock factor-binding protein 1-like protein 1, whose translation MSKSENQTAADMTEAMEKTMQRLEGRFQAISEQLESKIDEMGTRIVDLEKNVAELMTQAGMEEQAKSK comes from the exons ATGTCAAAATCAGAAAACCAAACAGCGGCAGATATGACGGAGGCG ATGGAGAAAACGATGCAGCGACTTGAAGGAAGGTTTCAGGCGATATCTGAACAGCTGGAGTCgaaaa TAGATGAGATGGGAACCCGCATTGTTGACCTTGAGAAGAACGTGGCTGAGCTCATGACGCAGGCTGGCATGGAGGAGCAGGCCAAGTCAAAGTGA